In the Thauera sedimentorum genome, one interval contains:
- a CDS encoding EAL domain-containing protein, with protein sequence MLRKLTTFFRPAAMAATAAMACALLLAGCDAEHAARTVRVGIYDNPPKVYVDDDGRPAGLFVDLLERIAAEEGWRIEPVRCGWAACLAQLERGELDLMPDVAYSEERAERFDFHARSVTHDWSQVAVRPGSPIALMSDLAGKRVALLRGGLHQPTLDEQMGDAGFAYEAVEVDSLPEAYAAVAEGRVDAAVANHYFAAWNNARYGLAETPIAFRTVSLYFAAPRGSGADLLATMDRYLDAWRQDPDSPYYESLRRALAPAEGDAPAHLRAGLVAVALLAVLLGGAALALRWQVALRTRELETASQRLNRVLESGPCVLYALRRSDDEISTEWVSANIARLYGYSVAEAMRPDWWAEHVHPDDLERAQAAFDMLDDQAHVIHDYRIIDAAGNVRHVRDELRRANEGGQVRYFGIWSDVTEIREQEAQIGFVTSHDLTTGLPNRALFGDRLAHALQRAHRHAGRLALLFIDLDRFKHVNDSLGHAAGDQLLCEAAIRIGRLVAEEHTFARVGGDEFAVLLEDARPQEVSLLAERIVGAFSQPIALGGHSIVITASVGLALHPDDGNDPDTLIKHAELAMYEAKNSGRNTWRFFAPQLGEAASRRLLLEGALRQAAGKGELLLHYQPQYELADGRLVGLEALVRWQHPEQGLVPPAMFIGIAEEIGIIEQIDAWVLDEACRQLAAWDRSGLRVPRVSVNLSALELESAGLVDRVGAVVANHGLGADRLELEVTESVIMRDPATAEHALAGLKALGVQLAVDDFGTGYSSLAYLKRLPIDRLKIDRSFVQDIGSSASDESIVRAIIALADSLGLETVAEGVETAEHAAFLRAEGCRMGQGYLFARPLPVDELAALLGGGAELADGAQTVG encoded by the coding sequence ATGCTGCGTAAGCTGACCACCTTCTTCCGGCCTGCTGCCATGGCCGCGACCGCCGCCATGGCGTGCGCCCTGCTGCTGGCGGGCTGCGATGCCGAGCATGCCGCGCGTACCGTGCGCGTCGGCATCTACGACAATCCGCCCAAAGTGTATGTCGACGACGACGGGCGGCCTGCCGGGCTGTTCGTCGACCTGCTGGAGCGGATCGCCGCCGAGGAAGGCTGGCGCATCGAGCCGGTGCGCTGCGGCTGGGCGGCCTGCCTGGCGCAGCTCGAGCGCGGCGAGCTGGACCTGATGCCGGACGTGGCCTACTCGGAGGAGCGTGCCGAGCGCTTCGATTTCCATGCCCGCTCGGTCACCCACGACTGGTCGCAGGTTGCCGTGCGGCCCGGTTCGCCGATCGCCCTGATGTCCGATCTCGCGGGCAAGCGGGTGGCGCTGCTGCGCGGTGGCCTGCATCAGCCGACGCTCGACGAGCAGATGGGGGACGCTGGCTTCGCCTACGAGGCGGTCGAAGTCGACTCCCTGCCCGAGGCCTATGCCGCGGTGGCCGAAGGGCGGGTGGACGCGGCGGTGGCCAACCACTACTTCGCGGCGTGGAACAACGCCCGCTACGGCCTGGCGGAGACGCCTATCGCCTTCCGCACCGTGAGCCTGTACTTTGCCGCGCCGCGCGGCAGCGGCGCCGACCTGCTGGCGACCATGGACCGCTACCTGGATGCCTGGCGGCAGGACCCCGACTCGCCGTACTACGAATCCCTGCGCCGCGCGCTGGCGCCGGCCGAAGGCGATGCGCCCGCGCACCTGCGCGCCGGACTGGTCGCCGTCGCCCTGCTGGCCGTGCTGCTCGGCGGCGCAGCGCTGGCGCTGCGCTGGCAGGTGGCGCTGCGCACCCGCGAGCTCGAAACCGCCAGCCAGCGGCTCAACCGCGTGCTCGAATCCGGCCCCTGCGTGCTCTACGCGCTGCGCCGCAGCGACGACGAGATCAGCACCGAATGGGTCAGCGCCAACATCGCCCGCCTGTACGGCTACTCGGTGGCCGAGGCAATGCGCCCCGACTGGTGGGCGGAGCATGTGCATCCCGACGACCTGGAACGTGCGCAGGCCGCCTTCGACATGCTCGACGACCAGGCTCACGTCATCCACGACTACCGCATCATCGACGCGGCCGGCAATGTGCGCCATGTGCGCGACGAACTGCGCCGTGCCAACGAAGGCGGGCAGGTACGATACTTCGGCATCTGGAGCGACGTCACCGAGATCCGCGAGCAGGAAGCGCAGATCGGCTTCGTCACCAGCCACGACCTGACCACCGGCCTGCCCAACCGCGCGCTGTTCGGCGACCGGCTGGCCCATGCCCTGCAGCGCGCACATCGCCACGCCGGGCGGCTCGCCCTGCTGTTCATCGACCTGGACCGCTTCAAGCATGTCAACGACAGCCTCGGGCATGCTGCGGGCGATCAACTGCTGTGCGAAGCGGCCATCCGCATCGGCCGGCTGGTCGCCGAAGAACACACTTTCGCGCGCGTGGGCGGCGACGAGTTCGCCGTGCTGCTGGAGGATGCCCGCCCGCAAGAGGTCTCGCTGCTCGCCGAGCGCATCGTCGGCGCCTTCTCGCAGCCGATCGCGCTCGGTGGCCATTCGATCGTGATCACCGCCAGTGTGGGCCTGGCCCTGCACCCGGACGACGGCAACGATCCCGACACCCTCATCAAGCACGCCGAACTGGCCATGTACGAGGCCAAGAACTCCGGGCGCAACACCTGGCGCTTCTTCGCCCCGCAACTGGGCGAGGCCGCCTCGCGCCGCCTGCTGCTGGAAGGCGCGCTGCGCCAGGCTGCCGGCAAAGGCGAACTGCTGCTGCACTACCAGCCGCAGTACGAGCTTGCCGACGGACGGCTGGTGGGGCTGGAGGCGCTGGTGCGCTGGCAGCACCCGGAGCAGGGCCTGGTGCCGCCGGCCATGTTCATCGGCATTGCCGAGGAGATCGGCATCATCGAGCAGATCGACGCCTGGGTGCTCGACGAGGCCTGCCGCCAGCTCGCCGCATGGGACCGCAGCGGCCTGCGGGTGCCGCGGGTGTCGGTGAACCTCTCTGCGCTGGAACTGGAAAGCGCCGGACTGGTGGATCGGGTGGGCGCTGTGGTGGCGAACCACGGCCTGGGCGCCGACCGCCTCGAGCTCGAAGTCACCGAGTCGGTGATCATGCGCGATCCGGCCACCGCCGAGCATGCGCTGGCCGGCCTCAAGGCCCTCGGGGTGCAGCTGGCTGTCGACGACTTCGGCACCGGCTACTCCAGCCTGGCCTACCTCAAGCGCCTGCCGATCGACCGCCTCAAGATCGACCGCTCCTTCGTGCAGGACATCGGCAGTTCGGCCAGCGACGAATCCATCGTCCGCGCCATCATCGCCCTGGCAGACAGCCTGGGCCTGGAGACGGTGGCCGAAGGCGTGGAGACGGCCGAGCACGCCGCCTTCCTGCGTGCCGAAGGCTGCCGCATGGGCCAGGGCTACCTCTTCGCCCGCCCGCTGCCGGTGGACGAACTGGCGGCCTTGCTGGGTGGCGGCGCCGAACTTGCCGACGGCGCCCAAACCGTCGGCTAG
- a CDS encoding MFS transporter yields the protein MATRRWQQLSVLIMSTTAFTMCFAAWMLFAVIGIPIKELLALNETQFGLLAATPVLTGSLVRLPLGMMTDKFGGRVVFFLLMLATVLPIWLISQATQYWQFLLAGLFVGVAGGSFSVGIAYCARWFERRNQGFAMGVFGAGNSGAALTKFVAPALVVAFGWQFVPQAFAAAMLIVALAFWFFTYDDPGHRVGSQVSFSDQLRVLRNPRVWKYCQYYSIVFGGYVALALWMTKYYVSEFGLGLEVAALLAACFSLPGGVLRAVGGWLSDRYGAHKVTWWVMWVSWICLFLLSYPHTEFTVLTVDGPRTFEIHHNVWVFTALMFVVGVAWAFGKASVFKYISDEFPHEIGAVSGIVGLIGGLGGFLLPIMFGALLDLTGVRSSAFMLLYGVTWVSLIWMYWTEVRRTDVLHGADEARSAAPVTVLSR from the coding sequence ATGGCAACACGGCGCTGGCAGCAACTCTCGGTACTGATCATGAGCACCACGGCATTCACCATGTGCTTCGCCGCGTGGATGCTGTTCGCGGTGATCGGCATCCCGATCAAGGAACTGCTGGCGCTCAACGAGACCCAGTTCGGCCTGCTCGCCGCCACCCCGGTGCTCACCGGCTCGCTGGTGCGCCTGCCGCTGGGAATGATGACCGACAAGTTCGGCGGGCGCGTGGTGTTCTTCCTTCTGATGCTCGCCACCGTGCTGCCGATCTGGCTGATCTCGCAGGCCACCCAGTACTGGCAGTTCCTGCTCGCCGGCCTGTTCGTGGGCGTGGCCGGCGGCTCCTTCTCGGTAGGCATTGCCTACTGCGCGCGCTGGTTCGAGCGCCGCAACCAGGGCTTCGCGATGGGCGTGTTCGGCGCCGGCAACTCCGGCGCGGCGCTCACCAAGTTCGTCGCCCCGGCGCTGGTGGTGGCCTTCGGCTGGCAGTTCGTGCCGCAGGCCTTCGCCGCGGCGATGCTCATCGTCGCCCTGGCCTTCTGGTTCTTCACCTATGACGACCCAGGGCACCGTGTGGGCTCGCAGGTGAGCTTCTCCGACCAGCTGCGCGTGCTGCGCAACCCGCGGGTGTGGAAGTACTGCCAGTACTACTCCATCGTGTTCGGCGGCTACGTGGCGCTGGCGCTGTGGATGACCAAGTACTACGTGTCCGAGTTCGGCCTCGGCCTGGAAGTGGCCGCCCTGCTGGCCGCCTGTTTCTCGCTGCCCGGCGGCGTGCTGCGCGCGGTGGGCGGCTGGCTCTCCGACCGCTACGGCGCGCACAAGGTCACCTGGTGGGTGATGTGGGTGTCGTGGATCTGCCTGTTCCTGCTCTCCTACCCGCACACCGAATTCACCGTGCTAACGGTGGATGGCCCGCGCACTTTCGAGATCCACCACAACGTGTGGGTCTTCACCGCGCTGATGTTCGTCGTCGGCGTGGCCTGGGCCTTCGGCAAGGCCTCGGTGTTCAAGTACATCTCGGACGAATTCCCCCACGAGATCGGCGCGGTGTCCGGCATCGTCGGCCTGATCGGCGGGCTGGGCGGCTTCCTGCTGCCGATCATGTTCGGCGCCCTGCTCGACCTCACCGGCGTGCGTTCCAGCGCCTTCATGCTGCTCTACGGCGTCACCTGGGTGTCGCTGATCTGGATGTACTGGACCGAAGTGCGGCGCACCGACGTGCTGCACGGCGCCGACGAGGCGCGCAGCGCGGCCCCGGTCACCGTCCTCTCGCGCTGA
- a CDS encoding monovalent cation:proton antiporter-2 (CPA2) family protein, with amino-acid sequence MEAHAIPHLREIVVFLMTAGIAVPLLHHLRISPVLGYLIIGGIVGPYGLGLFATDFPWLEYAVITDLKGVQALAELGVIFLLFMIGLELSLDRLWAMRKLVFGLGSLQILITATVIGLVAREFGNTPGASVVLGACLALSSTAIVMQLLVERRELASPLGRSSFSILLMQDLAVVPILFIVGVLGAKTGGDLGMSLAMALGKAAAVIVAIYLGGRLILRPMLSMVTRSGNAEMFMAATLLTIVVASSITGATGLSMALGAFLAGLLLAETEFRHQIEVDIEPFKGLLLGLFFMSVGMGIDYRVVADAFGWIVASVIGLFVIKSVITAGLCIAFGLPRHTSLEAGLLLGQGGEFAFVVVGLAMSLGLIPTDVAQFMLIVTGMTMVVTPLVASTASRLSSRLTSASTQQTEEGNLESLGPIQGHVLIAGFGRIGRLLARTLDADNIPYVALDTSAKHVADARADGLPVFFGNASRLELLRRANAENASMLVLTMDNPNAVEHVVEVVRAEWPQLPVLARARDARHAARLLALGATEVVPETLEASLQLAGRVLSLTGAPEDVVHRRLELQRGQELNSLKAAE; translated from the coding sequence ATGGAAGCCCACGCCATCCCCCATCTGCGCGAGATCGTCGTCTTCCTGATGACCGCGGGCATCGCGGTGCCCCTGCTCCACCACCTGCGCATCAGCCCGGTGCTGGGCTACCTGATCATCGGCGGCATCGTCGGCCCTTACGGCCTGGGCCTGTTCGCCACCGACTTTCCCTGGCTCGAATACGCGGTCATCACCGACCTCAAGGGCGTGCAGGCGCTGGCCGAACTCGGGGTGATCTTCCTGCTGTTCATGATCGGCCTGGAGCTCTCGCTCGACCGCCTGTGGGCGATGCGCAAGCTGGTGTTCGGCCTGGGCAGCCTGCAGATCCTCATCACCGCCACGGTGATCGGCCTGGTGGCGCGCGAGTTCGGCAACACGCCGGGCGCCTCGGTGGTGCTGGGCGCCTGCCTGGCGCTGTCGTCCACCGCCATCGTCATGCAGTTGCTGGTGGAGCGGCGCGAGCTCGCCTCGCCGCTGGGGCGCTCCAGCTTCTCCATCCTGCTGATGCAGGACTTGGCGGTGGTGCCCATCCTGTTCATCGTCGGCGTGCTGGGTGCCAAGACCGGCGGCGACCTCGGCATGTCGCTGGCCATGGCCCTGGGCAAGGCTGCGGCGGTGATCGTGGCCATCTACCTGGGGGGCCGGCTGATCCTGCGGCCGATGCTGTCCATGGTCACCCGCTCGGGCAATGCCGAGATGTTCATGGCCGCCACCCTGCTCACCATCGTGGTGGCCTCGTCGATCACCGGCGCCACCGGGCTGTCGATGGCGCTGGGCGCCTTCCTCGCCGGCCTGCTGCTGGCCGAGACCGAGTTCCGCCACCAGATCGAGGTGGACATCGAGCCCTTCAAGGGCCTGCTGCTCGGGCTGTTCTTCATGTCGGTGGGCATGGGCATCGACTACCGCGTGGTGGCCGACGCCTTCGGCTGGATCGTGGCCTCGGTGATCGGCCTCTTCGTCATCAAGTCGGTGATCACCGCCGGGCTGTGCATCGCCTTCGGCCTGCCGCGCCACACCTCGCTGGAAGCCGGCCTGCTGCTCGGCCAGGGCGGCGAGTTCGCCTTCGTGGTGGTCGGCCTGGCGATGAGCCTGGGACTGATTCCCACCGACGTCGCCCAGTTCATGCTCATCGTCACCGGCATGACCATGGTGGTCACTCCGCTGGTGGCCAGCACCGCGAGCCGTCTGTCCTCGCGGCTCACCAGCGCCAGCACGCAGCAGACCGAAGAAGGCAACCTGGAAAGCCTCGGCCCCATCCAGGGCCACGTGCTGATCGCCGGCTTCGGGCGCATCGGCCGCCTGCTGGCGCGCACGCTGGACGCGGACAACATTCCCTATGTGGCGCTGGACACCAGCGCCAAGCACGTGGCCGACGCGCGCGCCGACGGCCTGCCGGTGTTCTTCGGCAACGCTTCACGGCTGGAACTGCTGCGCCGCGCCAACGCCGAGAATGCCAGCATGCTGGTGCTGACCATGGACAACCCGAACGCGGTCGAGCACGTGGTGGAAGTGGTGCGCGCCGAATGGCCCCAGCTGCCGGTGCTGGCCCGTGCGCGCGACGCCAGGCACGCCGCGCGGCTGCTGGCCCTGGGCGCCACCGAGGTGGTGCCCGAGACCCTGGAAGCCAGCCTGCAACTGGCCGGTCGCGTGCTCAGCCTGACCGGCGCGCCGGAAGACGTGGTGCACCGCCGCCTGGAACTGCAGCGCGGGCAGGAGCTGAACTCGCTGAAGGCGGCAGAGTAG
- a CDS encoding ATP-binding protein — MSPSPSPYSPAPAAPPQRVMKVRRDYNAWVARETLEDYALRFTPRSFRRWSELRVANTAFGAAAFLVLEAVGATLLVNYGFINTFWAIVLMSGIIFATGLPISVYAARHGVDMDLLTRGAGFGYIGSTITSLIYASFTFILFALEAAIMAYALELAFGLAPVWGYMVSALVVIPLVTHGITHISRLQTLSQPLWLIMLVLPYVFLLMQEPEVLDGLFTYPGQDGQGGVLDMHLVGAAVTVGIALITQIGEQVDYLRFMPERTRANRARWWFAVLLGGPGWVVMGAVKMLGGALLAYLALTAMVPADKAVDPNQMYLIGFGYVFDDPRVVLAVTAVFVVVSQLKINVTNAYAGSLAWSNFFARVTHSHPGRVVWMVFNTLIALMLMELDVFQALGQVLGLYSNVAVAWFAAVAADLVINKPLGLSPKGIEFKRAHLYDINPVGVGAMLLASTLSVAAFLGAFGPAVQPFATLISLGVAFVAAPLIAWATGGRYYLARADHAPAGGAARRCVVCEREYESDDMAHCPAYQGHICSLCCSLDARCHDLCKPQATMAAQWAALVERRLPAALQPWLHSGLGHFLLLMLLIVPALALLLGLLYLHEAEALGREHAALVPALQASFVKAYAALLLVAGVVAWWLVLAHKSRQVAQEESNRQTHLLTREIELHRRTDEQLQRAREQADHANQAKTRYITTISHEMRTPLNSILGYAQMLGDDPAVPDNRRQALRVIRRSGEHLLSLIEGTLDIARIEGGKLKLESAALDFPEFVDDLVHLFELQARDKGIAFRYQQEGDLPAVVRADEKRLRQILINIVGNAVKFTMRGEVVLHLRHAREMAVFEVRDSGPGIAAEDLARIFEPFARGVSGNAEASGTGLGLTIARMLTDLMGGEMQVESTPGQGTTFRIRLFLPRVAEAPARSRPRPAPRRVSGPPPAPALVYPQAAALHALDELIGLGYLRGILEKLDEIEAGEPACAEFVRRLRLQAREFQFDAMRSLVLAGHESRP, encoded by the coding sequence ATGTCCCCCTCGCCGTCCCCTTACTCCCCGGCGCCCGCCGCGCCGCCGCAGCGCGTGATGAAGGTGCGCCGCGACTACAACGCCTGGGTGGCGCGCGAGACGCTGGAGGACTACGCGTTGCGCTTCACCCCGCGCAGCTTCCGGCGCTGGAGCGAGCTGCGCGTGGCCAACACCGCCTTCGGCGCGGCCGCCTTCCTGGTGCTGGAGGCGGTGGGCGCCACGCTGTTGGTCAATTACGGCTTCATCAACACGTTCTGGGCCATCGTGCTGATGAGCGGGATCATCTTCGCCACCGGCCTGCCGATCAGCGTCTATGCCGCGCGCCACGGCGTGGACATGGACCTGCTCACCCGCGGCGCGGGCTTCGGCTACATCGGCTCGACCATCACCTCGCTGATCTACGCCAGCTTCACCTTCATCCTGTTCGCGCTGGAGGCGGCGATCATGGCCTACGCGCTGGAGCTGGCCTTCGGCCTCGCGCCGGTATGGGGCTACATGGTGAGCGCGTTGGTGGTGATTCCGCTGGTCACCCACGGCATCACCCACATCAGCCGGCTGCAGACCCTGTCCCAGCCGCTGTGGCTGATCATGCTGGTGCTGCCCTACGTCTTCCTGCTGATGCAGGAGCCCGAGGTGCTGGACGGGCTATTCACCTATCCGGGGCAGGACGGGCAGGGCGGCGTGCTCGATATGCACCTCGTTGGTGCGGCGGTGACCGTGGGCATCGCGCTGATCACCCAGATTGGTGAGCAGGTGGACTACCTGCGCTTCATGCCGGAGCGCACCCGGGCGAATCGCGCGCGCTGGTGGTTCGCGGTGCTGCTCGGCGGGCCCGGCTGGGTGGTGATGGGGGCGGTGAAGATGCTGGGCGGCGCGCTGCTCGCCTACCTTGCATTGACCGCGATGGTGCCGGCCGACAAGGCGGTCGACCCCAACCAGATGTATCTGATCGGCTTCGGCTACGTGTTCGACGACCCGCGCGTGGTGCTGGCGGTGACCGCGGTCTTCGTGGTGGTCTCGCAGTTGAAGATCAACGTCACCAACGCCTACGCCGGCTCGCTGGCATGGTCCAACTTCTTCGCCCGCGTCACCCACAGCCACCCGGGCCGCGTGGTGTGGATGGTGTTCAACACCCTGATCGCGCTGATGCTGATGGAGCTCGACGTGTTCCAGGCGCTCGGCCAGGTGCTCGGGCTGTATTCCAACGTCGCGGTGGCGTGGTTCGCCGCGGTGGCCGCGGACCTGGTGATCAACAAGCCGCTGGGGCTGTCGCCCAAGGGCATCGAGTTCAAGCGCGCGCATCTCTACGACATCAACCCTGTGGGCGTGGGGGCGATGCTGCTGGCCTCCACCTTGTCGGTGGCGGCCTTCCTCGGCGCCTTCGGCCCGGCGGTGCAGCCCTTCGCCACCCTGATCAGCCTGGGCGTGGCCTTCGTCGCGGCGCCCTTGATCGCCTGGGCCACCGGCGGGCGCTACTACCTGGCGCGCGCCGACCACGCGCCGGCGGGCGGCGCCGCGCGGCGCTGCGTGGTGTGCGAGCGCGAGTACGAATCCGACGACATGGCCCACTGCCCCGCCTACCAGGGCCACATCTGCTCGCTGTGCTGCTCGCTGGACGCGCGCTGCCACGACCTGTGCAAGCCGCAGGCGACCATGGCCGCGCAGTGGGCGGCGCTGGTCGAGCGCCGGCTGCCGGCGGCGCTGCAGCCCTGGCTGCATTCCGGCCTCGGACACTTCCTGCTGCTGATGCTGCTCATCGTGCCGGCGCTCGCGCTGCTGCTCGGCCTGCTCTACCTGCACGAGGCCGAGGCCCTGGGGCGCGAGCACGCCGCGCTGGTGCCGGCCCTGCAGGCGAGCTTCGTCAAGGCCTACGCCGCGCTGCTGCTGGTGGCCGGGGTGGTGGCCTGGTGGCTGGTGCTGGCGCACAAGAGCCGCCAGGTGGCGCAGGAGGAATCCAACCGCCAGACCCACCTGCTGACCCGCGAGATCGAACTGCACCGGCGCACCGACGAGCAGCTGCAGCGCGCGCGCGAACAGGCCGATCACGCCAACCAGGCCAAGACGCGCTACATCACCACCATCAGCCACGAGATGCGCACGCCCTTGAACAGCATCCTCGGCTACGCGCAGATGCTCGGCGACGACCCCGCGGTGCCGGACAACCGCCGCCAGGCGCTGCGGGTGATCCGCCGCAGCGGCGAGCACCTGCTGTCGCTGATCGAGGGCACGCTGGACATCGCCCGCATCGAGGGCGGCAAGCTCAAGCTGGAGAGCGCGGCGCTCGACTTCCCGGAGTTCGTCGACGATCTGGTACACCTGTTCGAACTGCAGGCGCGCGACAAGGGGATCGCGTTCCGCTACCAGCAGGAGGGCGACTTGCCCGCGGTGGTGCGTGCGGACGAGAAGCGCCTGCGCCAGATCCTGATCAACATCGTCGGCAACGCGGTGAAGTTCACCATGCGCGGCGAGGTGGTGCTGCACCTGCGCCACGCGCGCGAGATGGCGGTGTTCGAGGTGCGCGACAGCGGGCCGGGGATCGCCGCCGAGGATCTCGCGCGCATCTTCGAGCCCTTCGCGCGCGGCGTCTCCGGCAACGCGGAAGCCAGCGGCACCGGCCTGGGGCTGACCATCGCGCGCATGCTCACCGACCTGATGGGCGGCGAGATGCAGGTGGAAAGCACTCCCGGGCAGGGCACCACCTTCCGCATCCGCCTGTTCCTGCCGCGCGTGGCCGAGGCGCCCGCGCGCAGCCGGCCCCGACCGGCGCCGCGCCGCGTGTCCGGTCCGCCGCCGGCACCGGCGCTGGTCTATCCGCAAGCCGCCGCGCTGCATGCCCTGGACGAGCTGATCGGCCTGGGCTACCTGCGCGGCATTCTCGAAAAGCTCGACGAAATCGAGGCGGGCGAGCCCGCCTGCGCCGAGTTCGTCCGCCGCCTGCGCCTGCAGGCGCGCGAGTTCCAGTTCGACGCCATGCGTTCACTTGTCCTGGCAGGCCATGAATCCCGTCCGTAA
- a CDS encoding antiporter produces MNTVKVQPLHAPRAASGVDIEHWNPEDEQFWRDGGSRIASRNLWISIPSLLCGFAVWLMWGIITVQMANAGFPFKPDQLFTIAAIAGLSGATLRIPASFFIRICGGRNTVWLTTALLMIPALGTGLALRDTTTPLWVFQLMALLSGIGGGNFACSMANISTFYPKRLQGTALGLNAGLGNFGVTTSQLLIPAVMTVGVFGAAAGEPIALVKDSATLIGSIAAGTPTWVQNAGFVWLVLLVPLAVVGWFGMNNLKTVSPNIGSTAAAFGRILLFYGMALVVAGIGLWLYLPAPSGSGLLSGAGMWIVLPGVIFGTLFAMKALATGEMKANLGKQFAIFRDKHTWSMTALYVVTFGSFIGFSMALPLSITVIFGSTHVFDADAGAWVHAKNPNAPSALMFAWIGPFVGALIRPVGGWISDKLGGSIVTQWISIVLVVASGATGYVMHLAYQSATPEQYFLLFMLLFVVLFAASGIGNGSTFRTVGVVFDRDQRGPVLGWTSAVAAYGSFIAPVVIGGQIKAGTPENAMYGFAVFYAACVLINWWFYLRRKAYIRNP; encoded by the coding sequence ATGAACACTGTCAAGGTCCAGCCGCTGCACGCCCCGCGCGCCGCCAGCGGCGTCGACATCGAGCACTGGAACCCGGAGGACGAGCAGTTCTGGCGCGACGGCGGCAGCCGCATCGCCAGCCGCAACCTGTGGATCTCCATCCCTAGCCTGCTGTGCGGCTTCGCGGTGTGGCTGATGTGGGGAATCATCACCGTGCAGATGGCCAACGCCGGCTTCCCCTTCAAGCCCGACCAGCTGTTCACCATCGCCGCGATCGCCGGCCTGTCCGGCGCCACGCTGCGCATCCCGGCGTCCTTCTTCATCCGCATCTGCGGCGGACGCAACACGGTGTGGCTGACCACCGCGCTGCTGATGATCCCGGCGCTCGGCACCGGCCTGGCGCTGCGCGACACCACCACCCCGCTGTGGGTGTTCCAGCTGATGGCCCTGCTCTCGGGCATCGGCGGCGGCAACTTCGCCTGCTCGATGGCCAACATCTCCACCTTCTATCCGAAGCGCCTGCAGGGCACCGCGCTGGGCCTGAACGCCGGCCTGGGCAACTTCGGCGTCACCACTTCGCAGCTGTTGATCCCGGCGGTGATGACGGTGGGCGTGTTCGGCGCCGCCGCCGGCGAGCCGATCGCCCTGGTCAAGGATTCGGCCACGCTGATCGGCTCGATCGCCGCCGGCACGCCGACCTGGGTGCAGAACGCCGGCTTCGTCTGGCTGGTGCTGCTGGTGCCGCTGGCGGTGGTGGGCTGGTTCGGCATGAACAACCTGAAGACCGTATCGCCCAACATCGGCTCCACCGCCGCCGCCTTCGGCCGCATCCTGCTGTTCTACGGCATGGCGCTGGTGGTCGCCGGCATCGGCCTCTGGCTCTACCTGCCCGCGCCCAGCGGCTCCGGCCTGCTGTCGGGCGCCGGCATGTGGATCGTGCTGCCGGGGGTCATCTTCGGCACGCTGTTCGCGATGAAGGCGCTCGCCACCGGCGAGATGAAGGCCAACCTCGGCAAGCAGTTCGCGATCTTCCGCGACAAGCACACCTGGTCGATGACCGCGCTCTACGTGGTGACCTTCGGTTCCTTCATCGGCTTCTCGATGGCGCTGCCGCTGTCGATCACGGTGATCTTCGGCAGCACCCACGTGTTCGACGCGGATGCCGGCGCCTGGGTGCACGCCAAGAACCCCAACGCCCCCTCGGCGCTGATGTTCGCCTGGATCGGCCCCTTCGTCGGCGCGCTGATCCGCCCGGTGGGCGGCTGGATCTCCGACAAGCTGGGCGGCTCCATCGTCACCCAGTGGATCTCCATCGTGCTGGTGGTGGCTTCCGGGGCGACCGGCTACGTCATGCACCTGGCCTACCAGTCGGCTACCCCCGAGCAGTACTTCCTGCTCTTCATGCTGCTCTTCGTCGTGCTGTTCGCCGCCTCGGGCATCGGCAACGGCTCCACCTTCCGCACCGTCGGCGTGGTGTTCGACCGCGACCAGCGCGGCCCGGTGCTGGGCTGGACCTCGGCGGTGGCGGCCTA
- a CDS encoding Crp/Fnr family transcriptional regulator encodes MSIPGLAIDAFPHVRCSACGLGAPEAEAAPDLAQLLATMPVLQDIDADSLAGLAAGARLIEYEPGTPVFDRGSAPTGLFFVVAGGVKLVALGADARSRVVELFEHGRMFGEIGVFTGERYRTWTETVAPTTLLHVDKACVLTAVATDHALCQRMLRTVTARIQRLIDSIGVASPTTADVRVAAYLLELAERAEPSAPWLTLPAPKATIASLLNLSKESLSRVLRRMMDSGVLRVSGRRIRICAREQLVQLTTPAPFPDHAH; translated from the coding sequence ATGTCCATTCCCGGCCTCGCCATCGATGCTTTCCCGCATGTCCGATGTTCCGCCTGCGGCCTCGGCGCGCCGGAAGCCGAGGCGGCGCCTGATCTTGCGCAACTGCTCGCCACGATGCCGGTGCTGCAGGACATCGACGCGGACTCGCTGGCCGGGCTGGCGGCCGGTGCACGCCTGATCGAGTACGAACCGGGCACGCCGGTGTTCGACCGCGGCTCGGCGCCCACCGGCCTGTTCTTCGTGGTCGCCGGTGGCGTCAAGCTGGTGGCGCTGGGTGCGGATGCGCGCAGCCGGGTGGTGGAACTCTTCGAGCACGGCCGCATGTTCGGCGAGATCGGCGTATTCACCGGCGAGCGCTACCGCACGTGGACCGAAACGGTCGCCCCGACCACGCTGCTGCACGTGGACAAGGCCTGCGTGCTCACCGCCGTGGCCACCGACCATGCGCTGTGCCAGCGCATGCTGCGCACCGTGACCGCGCGCATCCAGCGCCTGATCGACAGCATAGGCGTGGCCTCGCCGACCACCGCCGACGTGCGCGTGGCGGCCTACCTGCTGGAACTGGCCGAGCGCGCCGAGCCGTCTGCACCCTGGCTGACCCTGCCGGCACCCAAGGCCACCATTGCCTCGCTGCTCAACCTGAGCAAGGAAAGCCTGTCGCGCGTGCTGCGCCGGATGATGGATTCCGGCGTGCTGCGCGTCTCGGGCCGCCGCATCCGCATCTGCGCCCGCGAACAGCTGGTGCAGCTGACCACCCCGGCACCCTTCCCCGACCACGCACACTGA